Genomic DNA from Hypnocyclicus thermotrophus:
CATTTGCAAAATATTGTGTCGTCCTTTTTTTCTTACTTCCTGTATATGATTTCTCTATCCTTTCATAATCTAAAAACTCACTTCCATTATCTGTTGTTATTGTTTTAAATTCTTCTCTAAAGTTTTTTACTCCTATTTTTCTTTCTAATCTATCTAATGCTTTTATTACCGAGTTTTGTGTTTTATTAGCCAATAATTCTATTATTT
This window encodes:
- a CDS encoding IS30 family transposase; translation: IIELLANKTQNSVIKALDRLERKIGVKNFREEFKTITTDNGSEFLDYERIEKSYTGSKKKRTTQYFANAYSSWQRGSNENQNKLIRRFLKKGSSFKDLIREEVKEIERWMNNYPRKMFGFKSPNEVYEEKLVKLA